The genomic segment AGATTTAAATAGCCgaaaattaaaacaatttatacATACCAAAGTTTGACAAATTATTGAACTGAAAGTAAAAATTGTTGTGCCAAGAAAGTTATTCTACtgttaaaaacaaatatatatacaactCATGAATTGAACGCCATGAAGAGAAGCTATACTTGATTTAGATCTACATTTTAGGTATTATTTGCAAATGGTTAAAAAATTGATTAtagactttttttaaaaaatatataaatttgcaAAACTTTGTGAAGGAAAAGTTcacaatcaaattttttaagtaTTTACAAATACTATCTTACTCCCGAAGCCTTACGTCTAAGGTTTATGTGCTTTAATTTGCCTCAAGTACTACTTCAAATAACTATGTACACATTATATAAAATCAAGGCTTTAAAGTCTTTGGAGACGAAGATGAAATGAGATTGCACTATAATTTGTCAAACACATGGGTTTTGTAGTGTCAATCTTGTTGTTTGAAATAATATAGCAAAAGACGTTATTAATTAATAAGATTAAATTGAGAAGACCTTAAATtgcaaggaaaaaaaaaacaaatataatataaaaatgaaaattcaaTAGGGTGAAATCTATGGATGGGAGTCTCCTGTCCCTACAACATCTACTCGTCGTACCCAATTGTCAACGATTTACATAGTATAATATCAGAAACCAGTACATGGAacctacataataaaaccaaaacCATTTTTTGTCTCAAAACTGCCTGCTGTTTTTCAAATACACCACAGCCTCCAATTTAGATCCCCTCTTTACACGGCAGCCTCTAGATTTACCCCTCCACACcgccacccccccccccccccccccccccccaaaaaaaaaaaaaaaatttaaaatccaaTCATTTTTTTGTCTCCATGAATATAAAAAGTGTTAAATGCTAacgtaattattgatttataagaTGTCATGTtactaattatatataaaaaataaaacttaaTGCCTCGTCGAAACCAAATTTAACTTAATCACTTTCTCAAATTAGAAACAAGAAGTAAATACATCATATTTTTTAGTTTTCATTGCATTGGAAAAAAGATTTTGTCTTTCGAGATGATTTCACACATGTATGCTGCGTATGTCATAAAATAATATGGATACGATAATGTCAACTATTAAttgttgattattttttagactttgtcaaaaaaagaaaaacacaaGCGGTTCTGTGAAATTTATCACTATAAATACACACATTTTGGTTTTCTTGATTCCCATCTTCTTCTATCCAGCTATCCATTCACGAGAGGATAATAATTCAGGTGGGATATACACATGTTATATTGATCCCATTCCTTCAACACTCTCTGTATCCATTCATATTCCATTTGTATTATAAAAAATGCCTCCAGCAATGGCAGTCTGGGGGAAACTAAGGAATCAGGATTCCCTGGAAATCCAGTACCAGAAAGGAGTAAAAAACCTGTATGAAAGTGGGATCGAGCATGTTCCCCGGAAGTACATTCTGCCTGTTTCTGATAGGCCAAATGTGATCGATACCGAAAAATCCAGCGAATCGGAGATCAATCTTCAGCTGCCTGTAATTGATTTTGCTGAATTACAGGGATGTAATAGAGCACAAGTTCTAAAATCTCTCGCCCACGCCTGCGAAAATTATGGGTTTTTCCAGGTTGGTAGCTTGTTCTTCCCGAACAGCATTGAGAAGCCAAGAAGTgaaagtgttttttttttttaagaaaaaaccgCTTAACCTTGATAGTTTTTTCTCTTTGATTTCAAAGATAAATCATCAAGGTTTATCTTGAATCAGATTATGTTCTTATCTAAAGTTCTGGAGAAGCTTCACCGTACACCTTTAATAAAATAGACACatacatatatgtatgtatatatgtatttttagaTATTAAATCAATACATATGgctaatatatatacaaaaggcgttaaaaatataaaaaatatcattgatCATCTCTCATAAACAGAAGCTTTTGATTTATAAGAAACCAAAATTGAGGAAAAGTAGGCGAAAGTTTGCATGATCTAATCACATTATgcgttttcttttaaaaattacaaCCTGAGTTAATGGAcagaaaattacatttttgttgCAGCTTGTGAATCATGGAATCCCAGATGAGATCATCAGCAACATGGTGAACGTGAGCCGAAGATTTTTCGAGTTGCCGTTAAGCGAAAGAGAAAAGTACATGTCGGCGGACACGAGCTCGCCGGTGCGATACGGGACCAGTTTCAATCAGGCCAACGATGGCGTCTTTTGTTGGAGAGATTTTTTGAAGTTGGTGTGTCACCCTATACAAGATGTTCTTCATCATTGGCCTTCTACTCCGCTGGATTTCAGGTTAGGACCACAACAAACGTCAAGTACGAGAATTATTATGTCAACACGTACAAACACACGTATGAAGTTAAATTATCCTACGTACAAACATGTTTGTCTCAAATTCCAGAACTGTTGTTTTTCCAAATCCTATACGAGCAATATACACCATATTAAACCCTACATCGTGCTAAAAAACAGCGAACTTTTATAGGCAATTGGTGGCTGCGTACGCCGAAGAAACGAGATTCTTGTTCCTAATGTTGGTGGAAGCCATAGTGGAGAGCCTGGGGCTAAAAGACAAGAAGGGAACAGAATCAGACAAGAATGACGATGCCGATGactcattatcattattatcgaAAGAATTCGAGAATGGGAGCCAGCTAATGGTGGTTAACTGCTACCCGCCATGCCCCGAACCTGATTTGACCCTTGGAATGCCACCTCATTCAGACTATGGGTTACTCACTTTGCTGCTACAAGACGAGGTCAAGGGTCTCCAGATACACCACCGAGATAAATGGGTCACCGTCCAACCCGTGCCGGGATCCTTTGTCGTAAACGTCGGAGATCACCTCGAGGTATACATAGACATAAACATacgtacacacacatatatatagtaTACAATCTCTGTATATTAAGATATATTAAGACTGAGTTCCATCGATTTGCGTTTGTACGTAGATATTCAGCAATGGTAGATACAAAAGCGTGTTACACAGAGTTCTTGTAAATACTACAAAGTATCGCGTTTCAGTTGCATCCTTGCACAGTCTTCCAATCACAAGTACGGTGCGTCCGTCGCCTAAGCTTATCAACGAGGGAAGCCCGAGGCGGTACAAAGATACAGATTTTGCTAGCTTTCTTGAGTATCTCCAATCGCACGACTGCAGAAAGAAGAATTTTCTCGAGTCCAGGAAATTGAAATTGTAATAATTTGAGtagaaattaattattctaatattaattatatacatatatatatatatatatatatatatatatatatatataacgttATTTATTTGTGCATGGAGTATGATCATTGAGGAAGCGAATATTGTATATATCCTTCGAAAAATATAGGATTTCGAGGGTTTCATTAATGATAtcgtatatttttttatggcaAGTCGAATCAATGAGTTGTTTTAttccatttaatttttttatggcaAGTCGAATCAATGAGTTGTTTTAttccatttaatttttttatggcaAGTCGAATCAATGAGTTGTTTTTTTATTCCATTTAAATATAGTTTGTGTCTTGTCCTCATATTAGGTTCAACGAATATCGTACTAAATATTTAAGTTCTGACTTTATACTTGTGAAATCAAATAACTCGaagagtaggttttttgtgagatgatctcacgaatttttatctgtaaaatgagtcaatcctaccgatatttacaaaaaaaaataatactcttagcataaaaattaatactttttcatggaggacccaaataagaaatccatatcacaaaatacgacccgtcacacaagtttttgtctaactTGAA from the Primulina tabacum isolate GXHZ01 chromosome 16, ASM2559414v2, whole genome shotgun sequence genome contains:
- the LOC142529078 gene encoding putative 2-oxoglutarate-dependent dioxygenase SLC1, producing MPPAMAVWGKLRNQDSLEIQYQKGVKNLYESGIEHVPRKYILPVSDRPNVIDTEKSSESEINLQLPVIDFAELQGCNRAQVLKSLAHACENYGFFQLVNHGIPDEIISNMVNVSRRFFELPLSEREKYMSADTSSPVRYGTSFNQANDGVFCWRDFLKLVCHPIQDVLHHWPSTPLDFRQLVAAYAEETRFLFLMLVEAIVESLGLKDKKGTESDKNDDADDSLSLLSKEFENGSQLMVVNCYPPCPEPDLTLGMPPHSDYGLLTLLLQDEVKGLQIHHRDKWVTVQPVPGSFVVNVGDHLEIFSNGRYKSVLHRVLVNTTKYRVSVASLHSLPITSTVRPSPKLINEGSPRRYKDTDFASFLEYLQSHDCRKKNFLESRKLKL